From the Astyanax mexicanus isolate ESR-SI-001 chromosome 9, AstMex3_surface, whole genome shotgun sequence genome, one window contains:
- the LOC103041742 gene encoding cytochrome b-245 light chain, producing MGKIEWAMWANEQALASGLIYLTGGIVGVAGQLKGWEYAAFGIAAGVFVCLLEYPRSKRAKGTNYERTGQYCFTVCVKAFGPLTSNYYVRAFLHAALCVPGGFMLATVLGCVCLGMASLIYLSAAIHGEHWQPIMPKSEPAKSVTQSIKHPPQNPPPRPPAEMRRKRAEDLESAAYVNPLPVTANE from the exons ATGGGGAAGATTGAGTGGGCGATGTGGGCTAATGAACAAGCCCTGGCTTCTGGACTCA TTTATCTAACTGGAGGAATCGTCGGAGTTGCTGGACAGTTAAAGGGCTGGGAGTACGCTGCTTTTGGGAT AGCtgcaggtgtgtttgtgtgtttgcttgaGTACCCCAGGAGCAAGAGGGCTAAAGGCACCAATTATGAGAGAAC TGGTCAGTACTGCTTCACTGTGTGTGTGAAGGCATTCGGACCCCTGACTAGCAATTACTACGTGAGGGCGTTCCTGCATGCAGC GCTTTGCGTCCCAGGAGGCTTCATGCTTGCTACAGTTTTAGGATGTGTTTGTCTGGGCATGGCCAGCCTCATCTACCTGTCT GCTGCTATCCACGGGGAGCACTGGCAGCCAATCATGCCCAAGTCAGAGCCAGCCAAATCGGTAACACAGAGCATCAAGCACCCCCCTCAGAACCCACCGCCACGCCCACCCGCAGAAATGCGCAGAAAGAGAGCAGAAGACCTGGAGTCTGCAGCCTACGTTAACCCCCTACCCGTGACTGC